A single genomic interval of Candidatus Babeliales bacterium harbors:
- the ruvX gene encoding Holliday junction resolvase RuvX: protein MKILGLDLGDRWVGSALADPLGISCRPYETVELENLETFLRRAIPDQDISVIVVGYPKTMGAGTESDQTRKTVKLKEELEQKFTNVDWVLWDERLSSKRADQLKGTGKTPEEKRRQHSVAASFILQSYLDYKAFSSSQEDE from the coding sequence ATGAAAATTTTAGGGTTAGATCTTGGCGACAGATGGGTTGGTTCCGCACTGGCAGATCCATTGGGCATTAGCTGCCGGCCGTATGAAACGGTTGAGCTTGAAAATCTTGAAACGTTTTTAAGGCGGGCAATTCCCGATCAAGATATTTCGGTAATTGTGGTGGGCTACCCAAAAACGATGGGCGCGGGTACCGAGAGTGATCAGACGCGTAAAACGGTTAAACTCAAAGAAGAACTTGAACAAAAATTTACCAACGTTGATTGGGTTTTGTGGGACGAGCGCTTAAGTAGCAAGCGGGCCGACCAGCTCAAGGGCACGGGTAAAACGCCTGAAGAAAAGCGTCGCCAGCATTCTGTTGCTGCGTCGTTTATTTTGCAAAGCTATCTGGATTATAAAGCGTTCAGTTCGAGCCAAGAAGACGAATAG
- a CDS encoding HAD-IA family hydrolase, with protein MNTARHFALIVILFNLSNVACQTNKERMFDETEIAKETAEVFEEFFKSLESEDCKTMNHTKSTLMNMQELIDTAPSFTQKNIVFDMTGVLFEIHTSKLLYIQKIGILRLLGYALWHLRSPFDIIPIMLDFLDKMSPPTNNKYYKGRILPELIYEWQIGKKTSEQIKADVQKTIKTHPEYFSSDLEGSIISIAVDTIFSPQHFADSCQETELIPLVHFLRKQKNTDGTPKYNLYLFSNFDAESFELLKKQHPKLFACFDGLVVSGTAGFMKPDREIFDYLFTTYKLNPHDCLLIDDQEENVEAGLKLGMQAIRLLGSN; from the coding sequence ATGAACACAGCCCGTCACTTCGCACTCATCGTCATACTTTTCAATCTTTCAAACGTAGCTTGTCAAACCAACAAAGAAAGAATGTTTGACGAAACCGAAATTGCCAAAGAAACGGCAGAAGTTTTTGAAGAATTTTTTAAATCTTTAGAAAGCGAGGATTGCAAAACGATGAACCATACAAAATCAACGCTCATGAACATGCAAGAGCTTATTGATACAGCACCAAGCTTTACACAAAAAAATATAGTTTTTGACATGACCGGCGTATTGTTCGAAATTCACACCAGCAAGCTTTTATACATACAAAAAATTGGCATCTTGCGCTTGCTTGGCTATGCCTTGTGGCACTTGAGAAGCCCCTTTGATATTATTCCCATCATGCTCGATTTTTTAGACAAAATGAGCCCGCCAACCAACAACAAATATTACAAAGGCAGAATATTGCCCGAACTCATTTACGAATGGCAGATTGGGAAAAAAACCAGCGAGCAAATAAAAGCAGATGTACAAAAGACCATCAAAACTCATCCAGAATATTTTAGCAGCGATCTTGAAGGTTCAATTATTTCCATTGCCGTAGATACCATTTTTAGCCCACAACACTTTGCCGATTCATGCCAAGAAACAGAACTCATACCGCTCGTTCATTTCCTACGCAAACAAAAAAATACTGACGGCACACCAAAGTACAACCTGTACCTGTTTTCAAACTTTGACGCAGAAAGTTTTGAACTGCTCAAAAAACAACATCCAAAACTCTTTGCTTGTTTTGATGGCTTGGTTGTTTCAGGTACTGCAGGCTTTATGAAGCCAGATCGTGAAATTTTTGATTATTTATTCACAACCTACAAACTCAACCCACACGATTGTTTGTTAATTGACGATCAGGAAGAAAATGTTGAAGCCGGACTTAAACTTGGCATGCAAGCTATTCGTCTTCTTGGCTCGAACTGA
- the amrB gene encoding AmmeMemoRadiSam system protein B — MIFKSRKISLLIAFAGLIVAPACVTKESRTGQKTLGITHEAHLPEGWYPLEADALHKEIKNYLTLAINNFYVEADPHAVKALVVPHAGYYYSGLCAATAYQTLLENRNLRSSSIKNKKIKRVVLLAPSHTTLFRGVALPDYTVYKTALGDLHVNQEVLYKLEKNEHFKIFREAHATEHAVEVQLPFLQETIASFDIMPLVVGNLKPEDVQNVSAAIKEIIDDQTLLVISSDFAHHGSNFNYKVFNDTISNQVKYLDSLAVKTIVNPNLEEFENVLDQTGTTICGQNPIKILISMLENKTLGSNLQTRLACYYTSAHLQQARSNKQDIDTKALVGTLPDAQAADSVSYVGLVVTSQDLAKLSKENQLTGYEKRALLKTAQEVVANKLKPEVAQTAEHLLWPIVSPGMFRQAGAFVTLNTKSGNLRGCIGRIMSAEPLFQTVVEMAKSAAFHDDRFSPVTQKDLDSVVFDISVLSPPTTISGLGNIEIGKHGIILKKFDRTGALKNSAVFLPQVPKDFGWTLEETLTQLSIKAGLGADGWKEGCEFQVFEGIEFHE; from the coding sequence ATGATATTTAAATCTAGAAAAATTTCGTTACTCATTGCTTTTGCCGGGCTTATTGTTGCTCCGGCTTGCGTAACCAAAGAATCGCGCACCGGCCAAAAAACCTTAGGGATCACGCACGAAGCTCATTTGCCAGAAGGCTGGTACCCGCTTGAAGCAGACGCGCTACACAAAGAAATCAAAAACTATCTCACACTCGCTATCAACAATTTTTATGTTGAAGCTGACCCGCACGCCGTCAAGGCACTGGTGGTACCGCACGCTGGTTATTATTACTCGGGCCTGTGTGCTGCAACTGCGTACCAAACCCTGCTAGAAAACAGGAACTTACGCTCATCGTCAATCAAAAACAAAAAAATCAAACGTGTTGTGCTGTTAGCCCCGAGTCATACAACGCTTTTCCGTGGTGTAGCACTACCTGACTACACCGTTTACAAAACAGCCCTTGGCGACTTGCACGTTAACCAAGAAGTTTTATATAAGCTTGAAAAAAATGAGCATTTTAAGATTTTTAGAGAGGCGCACGCTACCGAGCATGCCGTTGAAGTGCAGCTACCGTTTTTACAAGAAACTATTGCTTCATTTGATATTATGCCGCTAGTTGTAGGCAATTTAAAACCTGAAGATGTACAAAACGTTTCAGCAGCAATTAAAGAAATTATCGACGACCAGACCTTACTGGTAATCAGTTCAGACTTTGCTCATCATGGCTCAAATTTCAACTACAAGGTCTTTAACGACACGATTAGCAACCAAGTGAAGTACCTAGACTCGCTGGCTGTTAAAACAATAGTAAACCCAAATTTAGAAGAGTTTGAAAACGTACTCGACCAAACCGGCACCACCATCTGCGGTCAAAACCCCATCAAGATTCTAATTTCTATGCTAGAAAACAAGACCTTGGGCAGCAACCTTCAAACCAGACTAGCCTGCTACTACACCTCGGCTCATCTGCAACAAGCGCGCAGCAATAAACAAGACATTGATACTAAAGCTCTTGTTGGCACACTGCCCGATGCCCAAGCGGCCGACAGCGTGAGCTACGTTGGGCTGGTGGTAACAAGCCAAGACTTGGCAAAGCTGAGCAAAGAAAATCAACTAACCGGCTATGAAAAGCGAGCGCTCTTAAAAACAGCCCAAGAAGTTGTTGCCAACAAACTTAAACCTGAAGTAGCACAAACGGCCGAACACTTGTTGTGGCCAATCGTCAGCCCGGGCATGTTTAGACAAGCGGGAGCCTTTGTAACGCTCAACACCAAAAGCGGCAACCTGCGCGGCTGCATTGGCAGAATTATGTCGGCAGAACCGTTATTTCAAACCGTGGTTGAAATGGCAAAGTCGGCCGCTTTTCACGACGACCGCTTCAGTCCCGTCACACAAAAAGATTTAGACTCGGTTGTTTTTGATATCTCGGTGCTTTCCCCACCAACCACCATTTCAGGCTTGGGAAACATTGAAATTGGTAAGCATGGCATTATTCTAAAGAAATTTGACCGCACAGGCGCACTCAAAAACTCGGCCGTCTTTTTACCACAGGTGCCTAAAGATTTTGGCTGGACCCTTGAAGAAACGCTCACGCAGCTGAGTATTAAGGCTGGGCTTGGGGCCGATGGCTGGAAAGAGGGTTGTGAATTTCAGGTTTTTGAAGGCATTGAATTTCACGAGTAG
- a CDS encoding FAD-dependent oxidoreductase has product MQKHYIVIGSSAAGLGAAGKLRSLDSSARITCVTAEKVMPYNRCLLADHLSGSRSAEQVATKPQSFFDENNITLMLNSRVVQLDAQAQTITLANGTNFGYDKLFLGTGRSSFVPNIPGFKSEGVFPFFDFDDVTNILAYIKQHNVKHATIVGAGLSGLECADALSAHGLGLTVVEREAHVLARQIDQAGAQHIASLMAQRGITLLTSTSVQEIITHNNTVAAAQLNNGTVVPTGMVIFAIGGKTNLELAHQAGLVIEDGGIVTTPHMQTSNPTIFAGGDICRVYDLVTGGTTLSTLWPDAVQQGMVAAQTMAGVEKTYAGTINITSSNIFGTTFVTCGPTSKPNGFEQLIKKEADFYHRLLVHNGMLKGFIMVGNVQGVGQLRKALVSQEACFGL; this is encoded by the coding sequence ATGCAAAAACATTACATTGTCATTGGTTCTTCCGCCGCTGGGCTTGGCGCTGCCGGCAAACTACGTTCATTAGATTCTTCCGCGCGCATTACCTGCGTCACGGCAGAAAAAGTTATGCCCTACAACCGCTGCCTGCTAGCAGACCATTTGTCAGGCTCACGCTCGGCCGAACAAGTTGCTACCAAGCCTCAAAGCTTTTTTGATGAAAACAACATCACATTGATGCTGAACAGCCGGGTAGTCCAGCTTGACGCGCAAGCACAAACCATAACACTTGCCAACGGTACCAACTTTGGTTATGACAAGCTTTTTTTGGGCACGGGCAGATCGTCTTTTGTACCTAATATTCCGGGCTTTAAATCCGAAGGCGTTTTCCCATTTTTTGACTTTGACGATGTTACCAACATTCTTGCGTACATCAAACAACACAATGTTAAACACGCAACCATTGTTGGTGCAGGCCTGAGCGGCCTTGAATGCGCCGACGCGCTTTCGGCACACGGCCTTGGCTTGACGGTTGTTGAGCGCGAAGCTCACGTGCTTGCACGCCAAATTGACCAAGCAGGCGCTCAGCACATCGCCAGCCTTATGGCACAACGCGGCATCACATTGCTTACTTCAACTTCGGTTCAAGAAATTATAACGCACAACAACACGGTCGCTGCAGCACAATTGAACAACGGCACGGTTGTGCCAACCGGCATGGTCATTTTTGCAATCGGCGGCAAAACCAATCTTGAACTTGCTCACCAAGCAGGCTTGGTTATTGAAGATGGCGGCATTGTCACCACGCCACACATGCAAACAAGTAATCCCACTATCTTTGCGGGCGGCGATATCTGCCGCGTGTACGACTTGGTAACCGGCGGCACCACGCTGAGCACACTCTGGCCAGACGCTGTACAACAAGGCATGGTTGCAGCTCAAACAATGGCAGGCGTTGAAAAAACGTATGCGGGCACCATCAACATTACCAGCTCAAATATTTTTGGCACAACATTTGTAACCTGCGGCCCCACCAGCAAACCAAATGGCTTTGAACAACTAATAAAAAAAGAAGCTGACTTTTACCACCGCCTTTTGGTACACAATGGTATGCTTAAAGGGTTTATTATGGTTGGCAATGTGCAAGGAGTTGGGCAACTGCGCAAAGCACTTGTTTCGCAAGAAGCTTGTTTTGGGTTATAG
- a CDS encoding WD40 repeat domain-containing protein, translating to MKTIIRALCLVLVAWLPAAQAANLTGTASIVYQNAHYVFRNLNNATGYVRLNNGFTILAGQSAALDTFITVSGAIDLRTTGSLDLRSDLYLASNITFSTGGYINGRSNTIHLGDDVTLPTDSVFQFVSNTVIDGNNQNALIFAPHAQLLLESRVSLTLKNMTIKTTRNSPNIPIIRCFDQKGHVTLDNVTLELADDFPFRKGRIFFRNDVRFTGTSCFIYQSVMQSYVSSRSLLTFDSGTTLYYFPSSTDKDLIQLADKSSVLLLKGSGTTLQTTNTGMRLTKGRFWLDNKVTIDTIASTAFNTITQVTTQNYGATGTPNGSAWTPNARYLGIAGIGSDSGNEIQIFSFNGATLSLVASVDWGSGGATYNIKWRPDGRTFAVTGNQAASGLKLYRFDGTTITLLYNVSLTTAGQFVFGLDWSNDGQYLALGIPTPTSGNEIQIYKFSGISPPTLVTGVSISAAATNGPDGISWHPSDRFLAVGAGNSVTDGNEVRVYSFNGTALTLVTSVDYGTEVNYVEFSPDGRFIAVGGTVPTSGNELQIYAFNGTSLQLIASADIAGASSVIQELRWDPTGQFLAVGATAVTGNTGLRIYKFDGSTLTLLSSIVFSTSGFGAYSFSWSADGKYLAVGGAIPGSGHNEIEVYSISYTTETAVQALSNGLVLGNSVAGATFDLDTTIFGGSRVELFGRLLYDPFS from the coding sequence ATGAAGACAATTATACGAGCTCTGTGCTTAGTGCTGGTTGCCTGGTTGCCTGCTGCTCAAGCGGCAAACTTGACTGGTACGGCAAGTATTGTGTACCAAAATGCGCATTATGTTTTTCGTAATTTGAATAATGCTACCGGTTATGTGCGTCTCAATAATGGTTTTACCATTTTGGCCGGCCAGTCGGCGGCCTTGGACACATTTATTACTGTTTCGGGTGCTATTGACCTGCGGACTACTGGTTCGCTGGACTTGCGCAGTGATCTTTATTTAGCTTCAAACATTACTTTTTCTACGGGTGGTTATATTAATGGCCGTTCTAATACCATCCATTTGGGCGATGATGTAACGTTGCCAACCGATAGTGTTTTTCAATTTGTTTCAAATACGGTTATCGATGGCAACAATCAAAATGCCCTCATTTTTGCTCCACATGCACAACTTCTTCTTGAGTCTCGTGTGAGCTTAACGCTTAAAAATATGACTATAAAAACGACGCGAAACAGTCCAAATATACCGATTATTCGTTGCTTTGACCAGAAGGGGCATGTAACGCTTGACAACGTGACGTTGGAATTAGCTGATGATTTTCCGTTCAGAAAAGGTCGTATATTTTTTCGTAATGATGTGAGGTTTACCGGAACTTCTTGTTTTATATATCAGTCGGTTATGCAAAGTTACGTTTCTTCACGTTCCCTGTTGACGTTTGATTCTGGTACTACGCTGTATTATTTTCCAAGCTCAACAGATAAAGATCTCATTCAGCTGGCAGATAAAAGCTCGGTGCTTTTATTAAAGGGTTCCGGGACAACTCTGCAAACAACAAATACAGGGATGCGTTTAACTAAGGGTCGTTTTTGGTTGGATAATAAGGTTACGATAGATACGATCGCTTCAACTGCTTTTAATACGATTACGCAGGTTACAACACAAAATTACGGAGCAACGGGTACCCCGAATGGTTCTGCATGGACTCCCAATGCTCGCTACTTAGGAATAGCAGGCATTGGTTCTGACAGCGGAAATGAGATTCAAATCTTTAGTTTTAATGGAGCAACCTTGAGTCTTGTTGCATCAGTTGACTGGGGATCGGGAGGTGCTACGTATAATATAAAGTGGCGACCAGATGGTAGAACTTTTGCCGTAACTGGGAATCAGGCTGCATCTGGTTTAAAATTGTATAGGTTTGATGGAACGACTATTACGTTACTTTACAACGTTTCTCTTACCACGGCGGGACAGTTTGTTTTTGGGTTGGATTGGAGTAACGATGGTCAATACCTTGCTCTAGGTATTCCTACGCCCACAAGTGGGAATGAAATTCAAATTTATAAGTTTAGTGGGATATCGCCACCAACTCTGGTTACTGGTGTAAGCATTAGTGCGGCGGCAACAAATGGTCCCGATGGGATATCTTGGCATCCATCTGATAGATTTTTGGCTGTTGGCGCAGGAAATTCAGTTACTGATGGTAATGAAGTACGGGTCTACTCATTTAATGGGACTGCATTAACGTTAGTGACCAGTGTAGATTATGGGACAGAAGTGAACTATGTAGAGTTTAGTCCAGATGGTAGATTTATTGCTGTTGGGGGTACTGTTCCTACAAGTGGTAATGAATTACAAATATATGCTTTTAATGGCACTTCTCTTCAGTTGATTGCTAGCGCGGATATTGCCGGAGCTAGTTCAGTTATACAAGAATTACGTTGGGATCCTACTGGGCAGTTTTTGGCAGTTGGTGCAACCGCGGTGACTGGCAATACAGGTTTAAGAATCTATAAGTTTGATGGGTCAACATTGACATTGCTTTCGAGTATAGTTTTTAGTACCAGTGGTTTTGGTGCATATAGCTTTTCGTGGAGTGCCGATGGAAAATATTTAGCCGTTGGCGGTGCTATTCCTGGTTCTGGTCATAATGAGATTGAAGTTTACTCAATTTCTTATACGACCGAAACCGCAGTTCAAGCTCTTTCAAATGGTCTTGTACTAGGAAACTCTGTTGCTGGTGCAACGTTTGATTTAGATACAACCATTTTTGGAGGCTCACGCGTTGAGCTGTTTGGTCGCTTGCTCTATGATCCATTTTCGTAA